In Candidatus Contubernalis alkalaceticus, the following proteins share a genomic window:
- a CDS encoding hydroxyacid dehydrogenase produces MKPKVMLVEIEKEEKEYFRKSLRKDVSIAFQEEILTEDNVEKYKDELKDTEILSVFVYSKITEKVIKSMPALKYITTRSTGYDHIDVEFCNKNDIIVSNVPVYGENTVAEHTFALILSLSRNIHKAFYRTARDKFDLVGLKGFDLKDKTLGVIGAGHIGLHVIRMARGFGMEVLAYDVNKQPFLAEILGFRYVPLDQLLKNSDVITLHAPLIEQTYHMINKENIQIIKKGALLINTARGELVDTEALLMALEDGIISGAGLDVLEGEALILEEHRLFSPELPQDSLQKLVRNHILLHREDVVITPHIGFYSTEAIHRIRRTTVKNIRAYIRGNPRYTVGEKKNRSKDLQPV; encoded by the coding sequence ATGAAGCCAAAGGTTATGCTTGTTGAAATAGAAAAGGAAGAAAAGGAATATTTTCGAAAAAGCCTGCGAAAGGATGTATCCATAGCATTTCAGGAGGAAATTTTGACCGAGGATAATGTGGAAAAGTATAAAGATGAATTAAAAGATACGGAAATACTTAGTGTATTTGTATATTCTAAAATTACTGAAAAGGTAATAAAGTCAATGCCCGCATTAAAATATATAACCACCCGTTCCACCGGATATGACCATATTGATGTAGAGTTCTGCAATAAAAATGACATCATAGTATCTAATGTTCCGGTTTACGGGGAAAACACAGTGGCGGAGCACACCTTTGCTTTAATTCTTTCCCTATCCAGGAATATACATAAGGCTTTTTATCGTACCGCCCGGGATAAATTTGATTTAGTTGGCCTTAAGGGGTTTGATTTGAAAGATAAAACCTTAGGAGTGATTGGAGCCGGACATATCGGTCTCCATGTAATTCGCATGGCCCGGGGATTCGGCATGGAGGTGTTGGCTTATGATGTAAATAAGCAGCCTTTTTTAGCAGAAATTTTGGGGTTCAGGTATGTACCTTTAGACCAGCTTCTGAAAAATTCAGATGTAATAACCTTACATGCTCCTCTGATTGAGCAGACCTATCACATGATAAATAAAGAAAATATTCAAATAATTAAAAAAGGGGCTCTGCTCATCAACACAGCCAGGGGGGAACTGGTAGATACAGAGGCTCTTCTGATGGCCTTGGAGGATGGTATTATATCTGGTGCGGGACTGGATGTTCTGGAGGGAGAAGCATTAATTCTTGAAGAACATAGACTCTTTTCCCCTGAATTACCCCAGGATTCTCTGCAGAAGCTGGTAAGAAATCATATTCTCCTTCATCGGGAAGATGTGGTTATCACCCCCCACATTGGCTTTTACAGCACAGAGGCCATTCATCGCATCCGCCGCACTACGGTGAAAAACATACGGGCTTATATTCGAGGAAATCCCCGTTACACGGTAGGAGAGAAAAAAAATCGGTCTAAAGATCTTCAGCCTGTGTAG
- the rnhA gene encoding ribonuclease HI produces MKKHIEIYTDGACSGNPGPGGWAAVLMYGDKKKEISGGEPQTTNQRMEMKAAVEALKALKYPCDVSLYSDSAYLVNAFNQGWLDRWQKNGWRTSQKKPVENKDLWEELLKFAAKHKVKFIKVKGHADNVYNNRCDELARAEITRRRN; encoded by the coding sequence ATGAAAAAGCATATAGAAATATATACCGATGGAGCCTGCTCCGGTAATCCCGGTCCGGGGGGGTGGGCGGCAGTTTTGATGTATGGTGACAAAAAGAAAGAGATTTCCGGTGGGGAGCCTCAAACTACTAACCAGCGGATGGAAATGAAGGCGGCGGTGGAAGCACTGAAGGCGCTGAAGTATCCTTGTGATGTGTCCTTATATAGCGACAGTGCTTACCTGGTGAACGCTTTTAACCAGGGATGGTTGGACCGGTGGCAGAAAAACGGCTGGAGGACTTCGCAAAAAAAACCGGTGGAAAATAAGGATCTGTGGGAGGAACTTCTGAAGTTTGCCGCTAAACATAAAGTAAAGTTTATTAAAGTAAAAGGGCATGCAGACAACGTATACAACAATCGCTGTGATGAACTGGCCCGGGCAGAAATTACTAGGAGGAGAAATTAG
- a CDS encoding nickel-dependent lactate racemase family protein: MITNIKLSYGKKKLPLALKENFKMITPPPHPVPKDANSVIQDALNNPYDSKPLKQIASAGDKVVILVSDSTRITRSEIFLPLIVEEINASGIPDRDITILIATGTHKNISHQEKIMLLGEEILNRIKIICHDADREEDLIPLGVTSRGTPVKFNRHYVEADFKIITGAIVHHYFAGFGGGRKSLLPGVSSRETILANHRLVFDLDRETGVHPRIAPGILEENPVHEDMIEAAAFAPPDFMLNVILDMKGNILEAVGGDYVKAHYFGCQKADEIFSVPLKEKAELIVASCGGYPKDINVIQAQKTLFNASLAVKEGGSIILLAECAGGMGSELFLNWFSYPSPEAAEKLLRQNFELNGFTALSVMRIARRSPVIMVSELSGDTVKKMGFTPAGNLEQAMDMAEPDHKQVYILPIGSVTVPRVKSH, encoded by the coding sequence ATGATAACCAATATAAAACTTAGCTACGGTAAGAAAAAATTACCTTTAGCTTTAAAAGAAAACTTTAAAATGATCACCCCTCCCCCACATCCTGTCCCAAAGGATGCAAACTCTGTGATTCAGGACGCACTTAATAATCCCTATGATTCAAAGCCCCTGAAACAAATTGCCTCCGCCGGAGACAAAGTTGTCATCCTGGTATCAGATTCCACCCGAATTACCCGGAGCGAAATATTTCTGCCTTTAATTGTTGAAGAAATAAATGCATCCGGGATCCCTGACAGGGATATTACCATACTTATAGCCACCGGTACGCACAAAAACATAAGCCACCAGGAAAAAATAATGTTATTGGGAGAAGAAATCTTAAACAGGATCAAAATCATCTGCCATGATGCCGACAGAGAAGAAGACTTGATACCCTTAGGAGTAACCTCCCGGGGGACACCGGTGAAATTCAACCGGCACTATGTGGAAGCTGACTTTAAGATAATTACCGGTGCCATAGTGCACCACTATTTTGCCGGATTTGGGGGCGGACGCAAATCCCTGCTGCCGGGGGTTTCCTCCCGGGAGACTATTTTAGCCAATCACCGGCTGGTCTTTGACCTGGACCGGGAAACCGGAGTGCATCCTCGGATAGCTCCGGGAATCTTAGAGGAGAACCCGGTTCATGAAGATATGATAGAGGCCGCTGCTTTTGCCCCACCTGATTTCATGCTGAACGTAATTCTAGATATGAAAGGAAACATCCTGGAGGCAGTAGGGGGAGACTACGTTAAGGCGCACTATTTTGGCTGCCAAAAAGCTGACGAAATATTTTCCGTACCCCTTAAAGAAAAAGCCGAACTGATTGTGGCCAGCTGCGGCGGTTATCCCAAGGATATTAATGTGATTCAAGCTCAAAAAACCCTTTTCAATGCTTCCCTGGCTGTAAAGGAGGGAGGAAGTATTATACTCCTGGCGGAATGCGCTGGAGGCATGGGTTCAGAACTTTTTCTAAACTGGTTTTCTTACCCTTCCCCGGAAGCTGCGGAGAAACTGCTCAGGCAGAACTTTGAGCTGAACGGGTTCACTGCCCTTTCGGTGATGCGAATAGCCCGGAGAAGCCCGGTAATTATGGTGTCGGAGCTGTCTGGAGATACTGTCAAAAAGATGGGTTTTACCCCGGCAGGAAACCTGGAACAAGCCATGGATATGGCGGAACCGGATCATAAACAAGTCTACATCCTTCCCATCGGCAGTGTAACAGTACCCCGGGTTAAAAGTCACTAA
- a CDS encoding spore germination protein, with the protein MRFLLRKILRIFISQSKKPGENKQLSGSNTAEFDNIPATSKLSMRIAMIKTVMGSSLDVVIREIVIGDESKIPAAVIYLDGIVDKNTVFEHILRPLMFEAQSIQTLEKLSPQKVFKKLIENRLSAGEVMEKENNSELFAHLVGGDTIILIDGHLPFIAVCTRAWEGRGVEEPENESTIRGPREGFTETLKVNMSQLRRRIKSPHLRFDSYYIGLISQTTILVTYLNNLANPKLVKEIKQRLERINTDHILDTGDMEEFLEDNPFSPFPQAKVTERPDVVAAGLYEGRVAILIENTPFSMILPTTFFEHLQAADDYYQRPWFGAALIRWLRVFAFNVALLFPAIYVAITTFHQELIPTPLLVSLAGAREGVPFPALVEALIMEVTFELLREAGLRLPASIGTAVSIVGALVLGDAAIRAGIVSPAMVIVVALTAISTFSIPGFAVALSLRQMRFPLMLLAATLGLFGVMFGLLVILIHITSLRSFGVPYMAPLAPLMPRDLKDIFMRPPFWAMNRRPRYVRSLDPLRQEENLMPRPPQSDKSGEKKDNP; encoded by the coding sequence ATGCGGTTTCTGCTTAGAAAGATTCTGCGGATATTTATATCACAGTCTAAAAAACCCGGTGAGAACAAACAGCTCAGCGGAAGCAATACCGCGGAGTTTGACAATATTCCAGCTACCTCCAAACTCTCAATGCGCATTGCCATGATAAAAACAGTTATGGGGAGCAGCCTGGATGTGGTCATCCGGGAAATTGTCATTGGGGATGAATCTAAAATACCGGCGGCTGTAATTTACTTAGACGGTATTGTAGATAAAAATACTGTTTTTGAGCATATTCTTCGCCCCCTTATGTTTGAAGCACAGTCTATCCAAACATTAGAGAAATTATCCCCTCAAAAAGTTTTTAAAAAGCTCATTGAAAACCGCCTTTCTGCCGGAGAAGTTATGGAAAAGGAAAATAATTCCGAACTTTTTGCACACCTGGTGGGAGGCGACACCATTATTTTAATTGACGGCCACCTTCCCTTTATCGCTGTCTGCACCCGGGCCTGGGAAGGACGGGGAGTAGAAGAACCGGAAAATGAATCAACCATCAGGGGGCCCCGGGAAGGCTTCACCGAGACTCTAAAAGTGAACATGTCTCAACTCAGGCGGCGTATAAAATCACCCCACCTGAGGTTTGACTCCTATTATATTGGACTTATCTCCCAGACTACAATATTAGTGACGTATCTAAATAACCTTGCCAACCCTAAACTGGTCAAGGAAATTAAACAACGCCTGGAGCGTATCAATACCGACCATATCCTGGACACCGGCGATATGGAAGAATTTTTAGAGGATAACCCCTTTTCCCCCTTCCCTCAAGCAAAAGTTACAGAACGTCCCGATGTGGTGGCTGCAGGGCTTTATGAGGGTAGAGTGGCTATATTAATTGAAAATACTCCCTTCAGTATGATTCTTCCCACCACTTTTTTTGAACACCTGCAGGCGGCAGACGACTACTACCAACGCCCCTGGTTTGGAGCAGCCTTAATCCGCTGGCTTCGGGTGTTTGCCTTTAATGTCGCCCTGCTATTCCCGGCCATTTATGTTGCTATAACCACCTTTCACCAGGAACTAATTCCCACACCACTTTTAGTAAGCCTGGCTGGGGCCCGGGAGGGGGTGCCCTTTCCCGCATTGGTGGAGGCCTTGATTATGGAAGTTACCTTTGAACTCCTGCGGGAGGCCGGGCTGCGCCTGCCGGCCTCCATCGGTACTGCCGTCAGCATTGTAGGTGCTTTAGTGCTGGGGGACGCCGCCATCCGGGCCGGTATCGTCTCCCCAGCCATGGTAATCGTGGTGGCCCTGACCGCCATTTCCACCTTTTCTATCCCTGGCTTTGCGGTAGCCTTATCCTTACGGCAGATGCGCTTTCCCCTGATGCTGTTGGCGGCTACCCTGGGATTGTTCGGAGTGATGTTTGGACTGCTGGTCATTTTAATACATATAACTTCTCTGCGCTCCTTTGGAGTTCCCTACATGGCCCCGCTGGCTCCCCTGATGCCCCGGGATTTAAAAGATATTTTTATGCGCCCCCCTTTCTGGGCTATGAACCGTCGGCCCCGCTATGTTCGATCCCTGGACCCGTTGAGGCAGGAGGAAAACCTTATGCCCCGACCACCACAATCTGACAAAAGCGGCGAAAAAAAGGATAATCCTTAA
- a CDS encoding GerAB/ArcD/ProY family transporter → MLEEGKISIRQATLLMVTTVLATAILFLPAISTRQALQDAWISTIIATTNGVLIALLVVTLMRRFPEQTLIQYSEDIMGKFIGKIIGLGYIWFFLSTNAIIVREFGDFMVAAFMPRTPLLVFNAMIVILAVMAVKNGLEPIGRMNEWLFILNSFILITIISISLFEVNLENLQPALEEGIIPALRGAYTPTSWFGEIITLGMIFPFITQPQRVYRAAVGAQLITGAFLLAGAIITIGIFGPELISHFKFPIIEVARLISLAEFFERIETLVMVIWVGGVFIKVSLFHYVTVMAAAQWFNLKDYRPLALPLGILNVILSIHLFEGVVDLVDFLSMTFPVYALSTFEVGIPALLLLTALIRRKGGINNASSQKSS, encoded by the coding sequence ATGCTGGAAGAAGGAAAAATTTCAATCCGGCAGGCAACCCTGCTCATGGTAACCACCGTCCTGGCTACCGCCATCCTCTTTCTGCCGGCTATTTCTACCCGACAGGCTCTGCAGGATGCGTGGATTTCCACAATTATTGCCACAACCAATGGAGTACTGATTGCCCTGCTGGTGGTTACCCTTATGCGCCGTTTCCCGGAACAAACCCTGATACAGTACAGTGAAGACATCATGGGAAAATTTATCGGTAAAATAATCGGCCTGGGCTACATCTGGTTCTTTCTGAGCACCAATGCCATCATTGTTAGGGAATTCGGCGACTTCATGGTGGCTGCCTTCATGCCCAGGACTCCCCTGCTGGTCTTTAACGCCATGATCGTCATCCTGGCAGTCATGGCGGTTAAAAACGGCCTGGAACCAATAGGCAGAATGAACGAATGGTTATTCATACTGAATTCCTTTATTCTAATCACAATTATTTCTATTTCTTTATTTGAAGTGAATTTAGAAAACCTGCAGCCCGCCCTGGAAGAAGGCATCATACCCGCTCTACGGGGAGCATATACCCCTACCAGCTGGTTCGGTGAAATTATTACCCTGGGAATGATCTTCCCCTTTATAACTCAACCCCAGAGAGTATACCGGGCTGCCGTGGGAGCCCAACTGATTACCGGCGCTTTCCTGCTTGCTGGAGCTATAATTACCATTGGCATTTTCGGTCCGGAACTCATAAGCCATTTCAAATTTCCTATTATTGAAGTAGCACGTTTAATCAGTCTGGCTGAATTTTTTGAGAGAATTGAAACCCTGGTCATGGTGATCTGGGTAGGCGGAGTATTCATAAAGGTTTCCCTCTTTCATTACGTTACCGTTATGGCTGCGGCCCAGTGGTTTAACCTGAAGGACTACCGCCCCCTGGCCCTGCCCCTGGGAATCCTGAACGTAATCCTCTCCATACACCTGTTTGAAGGAGTGGTGGACCTGGTGGATTTCTTAAGCATGACCTTTCCTGTGTATGCCCTGAGCACCTTTGAAGTGGGAATCCCGGCCCTGCTGTTACTTACCGCTTTAATCCGAAGAAAAGGAGGGATAAACAATGCTTCATCCCAGAAAAGTTCTTAA